The window CGCGCGCACCACCGCGGCCGGGTCCGCGTTCGGCGGACCGATCGGCGCGACGACCGGGGTGGTCACCCCGTTGTCGACGTAGGCCCGGATCCGCTCGCGGCAGTACTCGGCGGGGCCGTGCACGATGAGCTCGTCCACCACCGAGTCCGGGATCGCGGCCAGCGCGCCCCTGCGGTCCCCCTCGTCCCACGCCTTCCACATCGGGGTGAGCTCCTCGCGGCCCAGCCACTCGTGGAACGCCCGGTAGACGGGGACGTTGAGGTAGGCCGAGATGGCCCAGCGGCCGATCCCCCGGGCGGTGTCCGGGTCGGCTTCGGGCACGGCGAGGATCCGCGCGACCACCTCCTTGTCCTCGCCGTACTGGCGCACGTGGGGCACCACCGTGCGCACGTCCTCCGGCGAGAGCCAGTTGATGACGGCTCCGTCGCCCTCGCGTCCGGCGAGCCGGAGCATGCCCGGCCGCAGCGCCGCCACCAGCAGCGGGGGCGCCTGCCCGGGGACCGCGCCGAGCGCGAATCCGTTGACGCTGAAGGTGTCGTAGTCCTCCCTGACCTTCGCGCCGGTGAGCGCGGCGCGCAGGAAGCGCACGGTGTCGCGCACCTTCTTGTACGGCTCCTCGAAGGGGATGGAGTTCCACCGCTCCACGATCACGGTGGAGGACGTGCCGACGCCCAGCGCGAAGCGGCCCGGCGCGGCGGCGGCCAGGGCGGCGGCGCTCATCGCCAGGGTGGCCGGGCCGCGCGTGTAGGCGGGCACGATCGCGGTGCCCAGGCGCAGCCGGGGCGCCCACACGCTGGCCAGGGCGAGGGGGGTGAAGGCGTCGGTGCCGTTGGTCTCGGCCGACCAGGCGTCGGTGTAGCCCAGGTCCGGCAGCCGCTCGATGAGGGCCCGCTGCTCGGAGAGCGGGACCCCCTCCAGCGGGATGGTGATGCCCCAGCGAGTGGTCATGGCGACTCCCTGTCGGTGTGAAACCGAATCCGGTTCTCTTTCCGTGCTGGCAGCACCGTACCGCCCGGTCGGTCTGTTGTCTCGGGGCGCCCCCCCTTCGCGCCGTCGGCGGCCGTGCCCCTCCGGCCGGCGCACCGCCGCCGCCCTTCCGACACGGCGCGCCGCCCCCGGGACGCGCGTGCTCTCTGGGGCGTATGTTCGTAGGGCCCGGACCGGAGCCCCGCCGACGGCGGGCGCCCCCGGCCGGGCCGCACGAGCGCATCCCAGACGAACGAAGGAGGCCCCTTCGTGGCCACGCCACCCTCCCCCTACGACTTCCTGCCCCAGGTCGCGTCGTTCACCGTCACCAGCAACGACGTCGCCGACGGACAGACCCTGCCCCGGGCCCAGGTCAGCGGGATCATGGGCGCCGGAGGCGGGGACGTCTCGCCGCACCTGTCCTGGAGCGGTTTCCCCGAGGGGACGCGCAGCTTCGCCGTCACCTGCTTCGACCCGGACGCACCCACCGCCAGCGGCTTCTGGCACTGGTCGGTGGCCAACATCCCGGCCGACGTCACCGAGCTGGCCGCGGGCGCGGGGGACGGCTCCGGCCTCCCCGAGTCGGCCGTCACCCTGCGCAACGACGCGGGCGGACACCGCTACGTCGGCGCGGCGCCGCCCGCCGGGCACGGCCCGCACCGGTACTTCTTCGTGGTGCACGCGGTGGACGTGCCCCGCCTGGAGGTGGACGCGTCGGCCAGCCCGGCCTTCCTCGGCTTCAACCTGTTCTCGCACGCGCTGGGCCGTGCGATGGTCACCCCCGTCTACGAGGTGGAGTAGCCCGCGCGGGCGGCGCGGAGCCCGGGCCGGGACCGGGACCCGGGGCCGCGCGACGCGCCGGGGCCGGGCGGCGCGGCCGTGCCGCGTCGCCCGTCCCCGGCCCCTCCTCCCCGGGGCCGGGGACACACGCGCAGTGGGCCCTTTCGGTTGTCCTGACAACCGGATTCGGCCATTTGCGGGCCATCGGGCACCCCGAGGTCTAGGCTCGTTAGGCATCCCCCCAGTCCGCCGTTCACGTCGGAAAGGGTTCGACCGGTGCCACAGCAGCCTGCGAGCAAACCAACCGTCGTGGTCACGACAGCGGGGTCGGCGCCCACGCCCGGGACCATCCTCCACCTGCGGGAACAGGGTTTCCGCGTGGTGGCGACCGATGTGGACCCCGCCGCGCCGGGCCTGTACCTGGCCGACCGCGGGTACCTGGTGCCGCCGGGCGACAGCGAGGCCTTCCTGCCCAGGATGCGGACGCTGTGCGCGGACGAGGGGGCCGTCGCGGTCATCCCCCTGGTGGACGAGGAACTCGTCAGGGTGGGCGAGCTCGCCAAGGACGGCGTGGAGGTGCTGCTGCCCCGGCTGGACTTCGTCACCACCTGTCTGGACAAGTACGTGCTGATGCGCGAGCTGGAGGACGCCGGGATCGGCGTGCCGCGCACCTGGCTGGCCTCGGAGTGGCCGAGCGGCGCCGCGGATTCCGCGCCCGGCGGACTCATCGTCAAACCGCGCTGCGGACGCGGGAGCCGCGGGGTGGTGGTCATCGACTCCGTCCGCGACATGGCGCGGGTGGTGTCCGAGGGCGGCTACGCGGCGGACGAGCTGATCGTCCAGGAGCTGGTCGGCGGCCCCGAGTACACGGTGTCCGTGGTGGTGTGGCGGGACGGCGGGGTCCAGGCCGTGGTGCCCAAGGAGGTCGTCCTCAAGCAGGGCGTGACCAGGTACGCGGTGACCCGGCGCCACCGCGAGGTGGACCGCGCCTGCCGGGCGGTCCAGTCCGCTCTGCGCGCCGACGGCCCCTTCAACGTGCAGCTGTGCCTGGACGCGGACGGCAGGCCGAGGATCTTCGAGATCAACCCGCGCTTCTCCTCCACGGCCTCGCTCACCGCGGCGGCCGGGATCGACGAGATCACGGGGCTGCTGCGGCAGGCCGTCGCGGACGGGCCCCGCCTGGAGGACGACTGGCGCGAGGGGGTGGCGATGGTGCGGCGGTGGACGGACGAGTTCGTCAGCGAGGCGGAGTTCACCTCCCACGGCATCTCGCCCGCCCCCGCGGTCGGCACGGAGCTGCCCCGGCAGCTGTCCGCGGGAGGCACGGGGCCGGTCCCGGTCGTTCCGGTGCGTGTGCGTTGACCGGCTCCGCGACGGGGACCGCCGGCGCGCACCCGCTGGCCGAGGCGATGGCGGCGGCGGTCGTGGAGGTCGGCGGTCTGCTGCGGGAGTGGCGCTCCGACGCGGACGCGCGCAGCGGGGCGTGGGAGGGGAGCCAGTTCAAGGCCCGGGCCGACGCCATGGCGCACCGGGCCCTGTCCGAGCGGCTCACCGCGATCGACGGCCGGATCCCGGTGGTCAGCGAGGAGGACCCCGAGTCGCTGCGCGGCGAGCGGCCGCACCGGTACTGGCTGATCGACCCCGTCGACGGGACCGCCAGCTACGTCCACGGGTTCCCCGGGTACGTCACGCAGGTCGCGCTGGTGGACGGGGGGCGGCCGGAGGCGGCCGCCGTGTTCGCCCCCGAGACCGCGACCCTCTACACGGCCGTGCGCGGCCGGGGCGCGCGTCGGGACGGACGCCCCCTGCCGCCCCCGCGGCCCGCCCCGCCGGGACGGGGTGTGCTCACCGACAACACCCCGGGGCCGGAGGGGATCGCCCGCAGGGTCGGCGACCGCTTCGGCTACGGCGGGTACCTGGAGAGCGGCAGCATCTCGCTGAAGCTGTGCCTGGTCGCCGAGGGTTCCGCGCACCTGTTCGTCAAGGACGTGCCGGTGCGCGACTGGGACGTGGCGGCGCCCGCCCTGGTCCTGGAGGAGGTGGGCGGCCTGGTCACCCGGCTGGACGGAAGCCCGTTCGACTACCGGGGGCCCTACGAGCACACCGGGCTGGTGGGCGCCGCCGACCCCGCCGCGTGCCGGGCCGTCTCCGACTGGCTGGGCTCCTGAGAACGCGCTCCGGGAGCCGCCCCGGGGCTGGACCGGGGGCCGCGACTCACTTTCCGTGTATCCCTTTTCCACGCCGGGTGCGGCGCGTATCGTGTGGTCACCAACTCGCGTCTTGGGGGTGGGAAGTGGAGGACGAACGCCTGCCGCTGCACCGGATGCGCGCCTCGGACGCCGAACGCGACCTCACGGTGGACCGCCTCACCACCGCGTTCGTCGAGGGCCGCCTGGACCACGAGGAGTACGACCGCCGGGTCGGTCTGGCACTGGGCGCGGTGCTGCTCGGCGACCTGCGCCCGCTGACCGCGGACCTGCCGGCGTCCCCATCCGCGGTGCACGGGGTCCCGGGCGCGCGGCAGGGCGCCGATCCGCTGTCGGACCCCCTCTCCGGGTCGGCCCGCGCCGATCCGGGGTCCGGACGCGACCGCCGGGACGGCCGCGAACCCCCCGACGCGGACGACCTGTCGCTCCTGGGCGCCCCCTGGGGCGAGTGGGGCGACGAGTGGCGCTGGTGGACGGGTGTGGCGGTGATCCTGACGAGCGTGTGGGGCGTGGTCAGCCTGATGGGCGGCGAGCTCGTACCCTACT is drawn from Nocardiopsis dassonvillei subsp. dassonvillei DSM 43111 and contains these coding sequences:
- a CDS encoding LLM class F420-dependent oxidoreductase; translation: MTTRWGITIPLEGVPLSEQRALIERLPDLGYTDAWSAETNGTDAFTPLALASVWAPRLRLGTAIVPAYTRGPATLAMSAAALAAAAPGRFALGVGTSSTVIVERWNSIPFEEPYKKVRDTVRFLRAALTGAKVREDYDTFSVNGFALGAVPGQAPPLLVAALRPGMLRLAGREGDGAVINWLSPEDVRTVVPHVRQYGEDKEVVARILAVPEADPDTARGIGRWAISAYLNVPVYRAFHEWLGREELTPMWKAWDEGDRRGALAAIPDSVVDELIVHGPAEYCRERIRAYVDNGVTTPVVAPIGPPNADPAAVVRALAPRD
- a CDS encoding YbhB/YbcL family Raf kinase inhibitor-like protein, producing MATPPSPYDFLPQVASFTVTSNDVADGQTLPRAQVSGIMGAGGGDVSPHLSWSGFPEGTRSFAVTCFDPDAPTASGFWHWSVANIPADVTELAAGAGDGSGLPESAVTLRNDAGGHRYVGAAPPAGHGPHRYFFVVHAVDVPRLEVDASASPAFLGFNLFSHALGRAMVTPVYEVE
- a CDS encoding ATP-grasp domain-containing protein, whose product is MVTTAGSAPTPGTILHLREQGFRVVATDVDPAAPGLYLADRGYLVPPGDSEAFLPRMRTLCADEGAVAVIPLVDEELVRVGELAKDGVEVLLPRLDFVTTCLDKYVLMRELEDAGIGVPRTWLASEWPSGAADSAPGGLIVKPRCGRGSRGVVVIDSVRDMARVVSEGGYAADELIVQELVGGPEYTVSVVVWRDGGVQAVVPKEVVLKQGVTRYAVTRRHREVDRACRAVQSALRADGPFNVQLCLDADGRPRIFEINPRFSSTASLTAAAGIDEITGLLRQAVADGPRLEDDWREGVAMVRRWTDEFVSEAEFTSHGISPAPAVGTELPRQLSAGGTGPVPVVPVRVR
- a CDS encoding 3'(2'),5'-bisphosphate nucleotidase CysQ family protein is translated as MTGSATGTAGAHPLAEAMAAAVVEVGGLLREWRSDADARSGAWEGSQFKARADAMAHRALSERLTAIDGRIPVVSEEDPESLRGERPHRYWLIDPVDGTASYVHGFPGYVTQVALVDGGRPEAAAVFAPETATLYTAVRGRGARRDGRPLPPPRPAPPGRGVLTDNTPGPEGIARRVGDRFGYGGYLESGSISLKLCLVAEGSAHLFVKDVPVRDWDVAAPALVLEEVGGLVTRLDGSPFDYRGPYEHTGLVGAADPAACRAVSDWLGS
- a CDS encoding DUF1707 SHOCT-like domain-containing protein, which codes for MEDERLPLHRMRASDAERDLTVDRLTTAFVEGRLDHEEYDRRVGLALGAVLLGDLRPLTADLPASPSAVHGVPGARQGADPLSDPLSGSARADPGSGRDRRDGREPPDADDLSLLGAPWGEWGDEWRWWTGVAVILTSVWGVVSLMGGELVPYWPLVPLGIWAAVLLASAIWPSEGEPP